In Anopheles bellator chromosome 2, idAnoBellAS_SP24_06.2, whole genome shotgun sequence, the genomic stretch AGCAGCTGGCGCAAAAACCTGAACCGCTCGTGCTCCGGCTTGTCCAGCTTGATCTGGTCGAGAcggtggcaaaagtttggATGGCAACTATCGATGTGGCGGGCGTAGTTTTGTACGCTAAATGTAACCTGCGAGCACTCGATGCACTGGATCGTATCGTGCGCATGCGAGGCCATGTGCCCGTGAAGGCCCGCGGCGCGTGTGAACGTTTTGTAGCAGACGATGCAGATGAAGGGTCGAGCGCTGATGTGAATGCGCAAATGGATCAGCATGTAGCGTTCCTGGGAGAAACTTTTCTTACACTCCGGACACTTGTACGGCTTCGTATTGGCGTGCTTAATGCGCATGTGCTGTCGCAAACCGAACGGCTCGTTGAATGCCTTGCCGCAGATACCGCAGGTGGGAATGTTATCGTCTGACGAACTGAGCAATTTCTCGGgctctgtttctgtttctggtaCCTCGTCGGGCTCCGGTGTGCGCGCTTGAAGCTCCATTTGTGCGAGACTTTCAAGAAACTTTTCATCTACGGTAGCCACGGAGCTGATCACGAAACCTGCGTCGGGAGTGGCGTCCCCGGGCAAACCTTCCGGTGATCGCCATGACTCGGACATAGGTCGCTGCTCCTCGTGGTCCGATGATGCCATCATTCCAGCAGCCGGTAGTTCGGAACGCTCTCTCATCAACAATCCGGATAGAATTGGATTAGCTTCGATGGGATTCACATCCGAATCCGAGTCGGGTTTTCGGAGAGGCACCAACTCCACCTCCGAGTTGATATAGTGTCTTCCCTTGGTAATTTCCGATACTTCACCGGTGCACTCATCCGAATGCCGCTGAAGTGCCTGGGTTTTATCAAAAGTTACTCCACAGCGCACGCAACTGTGCGTTTTCTCtacgaaaatgtttttctccATCAGGTGCTGCTTCATGTGTTGGTAGAGTTTGATTTTCGGGAAGTTATCGCCACACTCAATGCACCGCCATTTGGCCGTAGAATCGTCGTTCTTAACCGATATCTCGAGATTCGGGATACTTGTCGTCGCAGTCGGTGGGCCGTGCGGAGATAACCTGGATACGCGTGTCACCGTCAATCCGGGTTGCGGTTTCATGATGCAGTGGACCTTAAGATGGAGTTTCAGACGCGTGGAATTGGAGAACGGACGCTGGCACAGGTGACAAACGTAAGGGTTCTCGCCCGTGTGCACGGCAATGTGGCCTACCAAGTGCCCGGTGTTGCGAAGGATCGTGTCGCACTCATTGCACTTGTACAGCGGATTGTCTTTAGAATCGTAGAGAACTCTGTACAAGTTGGACATGGATTGGGCAACCACATCGTTTAGGTAGTCGGAAGTAATAAGAGTGCCGTTGGAATCGTATAAATCCTCATCATCTTCGCCGTCCtcatttttcgatgcttggAGATAGTAGTACGCGGGTGGCGGCAGTCTGGCCGAACTCATCTGTTTAACGCTGCTAGCGGAGATCCTGAAAATGTGCCAAGAAAAGTACCACAAAAACGTGAAAATTGCAATTGTGATGATGAACTCgcagggaaaacaaacaactgtcaaatgtTTCACTGTTATAGCGACTTTTGGCTATGTCGACTTCGAGTTCGCATCTTTTAGCGACAAAGTTCACTTTTATGCTTGCACAAACACCAATGCAGTTGGTAATGGACGCGTCATGAGCTGTCAAAACTAGGAAAACCGACCAATTTTTACAGCCGCGTTTTCCCACAATTTTCGCACGGTAAACAAATTGTTAATTGGTGAGAAAAAGGGGCACAAATCAGCGCGCCAAAGATCAATTGGCgactggcgctggtggtgttgCCAGTTTGCAGTTCTTCGGGCTGAAGTGGTTTTCCTGCTCATCGTTTCGGTGGAGAGTTCCGGGTGGCCGAGAAAGATGTCGGTCGTCATCGAGACCACTATCGGTGATATCACCGTGGATCTGTTCCTGAAGGAGCGTCCGCAGGCGTCGCTGAACTTCCTGAAGTTGTGCAAAATGAAGTACTACAATTACAGCCTGTTCCACACGATCCAGCCCAATTTCATCGCCCAAACCGGTGAccccaccggcagcggggACGGGGGCACTTCCGTGTGGGGGCTTACCGATGGCGCCCACAAGCGCTACTTCACCGGCGAGAGCGTGCCCAAGATCAAACATTCCGAACCGGGACTATTGTCGATGGTGAGCGCCGGTGAGCATTTGATCGGATCGCAATTTTTCTTCACGCTCGGTGGCGACCTCACGTCCCTAGACGGACAGCACATCGTTATCGGCGAGGTGATGGAAGGGCACGAAGTACTGCGTAAGCTGAACGAAGCCATTTGCGACGACCGGCATCGGCCGTACAAGGATGTGCGCATAACGCACACGGTCGTGCTGGATGATCCGTTCGATGATCCGAGTGGTTTCCGGGAACCGAGCCGCTCGCCGTCGCCTTCCGCGGAGCGGTTGCAGGGCGGTCGGATTGCGGCCGACGAAGAGATTGACGACCTGGACGGCAAAACGGAGCAAGAGATTGCGGAGCTGATCGCCGATCGAGAGGCGAAGGCACGGGCAACGATCCTGGAGATCGTGGGTGACATTCCGGACGCTGACATTGCCCCGCCCGAAAATGTGCTCTTCGTGTGCAAGCTGAACCCAGTGACGACGGATGACGATTTGCAGATTATTTTCGGCCGCTTCGGAAAGATCGTTGGATGCGAAGTGATTCGCGACAAGACGACGGGCGATTCGTTGCAGTACGCGTTCATCGAGTTCGAGGATCAAAAGTCTTGCGAGATTGCGTACTTCAAGATGGACAACGTGCTCATCGACGATCGGCGTATACACGTGGACTTTTCGCAGTCAGTTTCCAAAGTCAAGTGGCGTGGCAAGGGCCGTGGCATCGAGTTTTCCGACGGAGCCGACAGGCGGTCATTCAAAGACCACGACCGTTCCAAGCAGTcacacagcaacaacggtGGCAAGCGCCATGTTTCTCCGAAGCCGCAGCGAACTGAATCTCCAAGACGTTCGCGCCATACTCGATCGAAATCACAGTCCGATTCCAGATCACAATCGCGGtcacgttcacgttcacgGTCGCGTACTCGCtcgcgatcacgatccgcGAAGCGTTCTCAGCGGAAGCAGCGTAGCCGGACTCCGTTGCGCACCAGGGACCGGTCACCGGTACGCAGCCGTGATTGGGATCGCAACCGGGAGCGAAAGCGTAACGAGTCGCCCCGACGGCTTGCGTCGAACAGTCGGAGCCGGAAGGCTAATTTGACGAACCGGAACTCTGCCTACTTGGAGCAACGGAATGGGCGGGACATTCGCATTAACCAAGGGAAAGTGGACTACAAAAATCGCCCCTATCCAAGCAGTTTCATTCAACGCAACACCCCGAAGGATAAGGCGGCCCGTGGTTCCAGGGCGGGTGGAGGCCCTGGCGGCAAATGGCCGGATCCACCACCACGGCGCCGTTCGCGGTCGCGATCCCGCGATCGGCGCACGCGGCGCTCCCGCAGTCGTTCACGCTCGCCACACGGACGCAGAAGCTCCTCGCGTGACCGCAGACCTCGTTCGAGCTCGAGGGACAGAAATGGCCGCAACCGTCAGCACTCGGATGGTGGACCCAGTCCATCGCGCTCTACTCAGCACCGGAGTATTGCCAGGGCTGCCCAGAAGTCGGAACCAGAGCCAGCACCAAAACCATCCGCCCAGTGGGAAAAAAACTCGCGATCTGCTGTCGCGAAGCGCCGCTCGCACAGCACCGACTCTTCGTCCTCgacctcgtcgtcctcctcgggCAGTTCGTCCGCGTCGTCGGACCAGTCGGACGAGCGgacggccaagcggaagaaaaagggcTCCAAAAAGAAGTCGAAAAGCAAGTCCCGCAAGCGCAAGGGTTCGGTTTCGTCCGACGACGGAAAAGCACGTAAAAAGAAGTCCAAGagtaagaagaagaaaaagaaacattaaaccGCCTCTCGCGAGGGTGGTCACCTTTTAAACGAATGCTGGATTAGAAATTGATGTAATGGAATTTACTGTAATGTTTACGTGTGTCACTAAATGCCAATAAAACGTAAGGAACCCAACGCGTGCTGCATTTACTCATTTAAAGTAATCTGTCCACATTTTTCGGTTATTAAAGGATTTTGCTGCAATCATTGCATTTTGTTGAACCAGTGTGTGCAGCGCCAGAGCCCAGCGCCGGGCGCGTTATGCGGTACCCTACagtttttatttaatcttGGAAGAACGAAACGTTAATTAATCATTAATCATCGAACGTTTTAATCATTACCCTGCAgatgaaagatgaaagaaGGACGAAGCAAGCGAGGGACGAGTAATGTGTATCTAAAACCAAAATCCTtgagggaaacaaaattaggGCAGTTATTGGATTCGTTGGTATGCGTGAGCCGTGGAAGGGCAAACATTCGGATTGGACATAGATAACTTATatattttgggaaaatgtaactaaaatcctcacttttaAAAAAGTATTATGACCACCATTTTTAAAAGAGACCGTTAAAACCGTCCATTGCACCTTGGTTTAAAGCAATCGTAATTTCACATCTGTCAAATAAAAGTCAGGTCTagaggccgggaacgcaaaatgtcAGTTTGCAAACctgcaagcgaaaaccagggaccgggaacgctaGAGAATTTCCAAATCTTTagttggtcagaaagtgcagagtaAAAAATTAAGATTCGAGCAAGAAggaatatttttgaaacttcTCGTCGCTCGctacaataaaaaacaataataacgttcaagctgaaaattaGAGTGCTTTAGCATTTCCAACGTTTGCGCTCGTGTAAAGGGAATTTCCCGTCGAAGTgcggttttgtgtttttgatttcCGCGCAAGTCGATTTACTGTCAATATGCCTAGTTAAATCACGTTTAACATTGTTCAGTTCCTCTATCCGGTGGTAGCCTTCCCCAGTGCCTGCGAAAGTTACTGTGTCCGAACGTGAAAGCAGAAAAGTTACTCCGGCCTTGCGAAGGTGTGGCGCCATAGGTACGCTCCGTTCGGTTCACGGCAAATGGCGGAGCGGTGGTGATTCGCTGGCCAACAACAATAGAAATACCGCGCGCCCGTGTGTCGCCTTCGGTGCGTGACCCTTTTCGGAAGTCGGTGCAAGAGGCGAAAGATAATTTCCTGCGGCCCCGGCttcgcccgtccgcccgtccgtgcTGTGTTGGCTTTCCCGTTGGCGCTCCGTCGGGTGTCATTATCGATTGAGAAATCAATGCCAGCGTCCGGCCACTTTCGTCGTCGGTTTTAGTGCAGAGAGCGTTTTCGAAACGCCGCTACCGCCGTGTATCTGCTGGTGCatttgtgtttattgttaGTGCGCACGCAACGCCGTGTCCAAAAAGTGAGCCGAGGCAATTCGCGACCACATCGTAGTTAACGgggtttttggtgaaaataTTCAGTGCTGGCACTGAAAGCAAAAGCCGCGGGTGAAAGGCAGGCAAAGAGCAACAAGAGTACTATCGGCAAGCAGCATCAGATTGGCCGTGGTCGATGCAATCGTgtgcaaaacatgaaaatgatTCGTGGCAGTAGTCAAACCTGCCGCCCGTCCGTCGCAGCAGGAGCTTGGTCCTCTAGGTTCACCGCCCTCGGACAGCTGGCATGGT encodes the following:
- the LOC131207960 gene encoding zinc finger protein 48-like — protein: MSSARLPPPAYYYLQASKNEDGEDDEDLYDSNGTLITSDYLNDVVAQSMSNLYRVLYDSKDNPLYKCNECDTILRNTGHLVGHIAVHTGENPYVCHLCQRPFSNSTRLKLHLKVHCIMKPQPGLTVTRVSRLSPHGPPTATTSIPNLEISVKNDDSTAKWRCIECGDNFPKIKLYQHMKQHLMEKNIFVEKTHSCVRCGVTFDKTQALQRHSDECTGEVSEITKGRHYINSEVELVPLRKPDSDSDVNPIEANPILSGLLMRERSELPAAGMMASSDHEEQRPMSESWRSPEGLPGDATPDAGFVISSVATVDEKFLESLAQMELQARTPEPDEVPETETEPEKLLSSSDDNIPTCGICGKAFNEPFGLRQHMRIKHANTKPYKCPECKKSFSQERYMLIHLRIHISARPFICIVCYKTFTRAAGLHGHMASHAHDTIQCIECSQVTFSVQNYARHIDSCHPNFCHRLDQIKLDKPEHERFRFLRQLLAQSLVAIADSQAPPDTGASGQT
- the LOC131208546 gene encoding peptidyl-prolyl cis-trans isomerase sig-7 — protein: MSVVIETTIGDITVDLFLKERPQASLNFLKLCKMKYYNYSLFHTIQPNFIAQTGDPTGSGDGGTSVWGLTDGAHKRYFTGESVPKIKHSEPGLLSMVSAGEHLIGSQFFFTLGGDLTSLDGQHIVIGEVMEGHEVLRKLNEAICDDRHRPYKDVRITHTVVLDDPFDDPSGFREPSRSPSPSAERLQGGRIAADEEIDDLDGKTEQEIAELIADREAKARATILEIVGDIPDADIAPPENVLFVCKLNPVTTDDDLQIIFGRFGKIVGCEVIRDKTTGDSLQYAFIEFEDQKSCEIAYFKMDNVLIDDRRIHVDFSQSVSKVKWRGKGRGIEFSDGADRRSFKDHDRSKQSHSNNGGKRHVSPKPQRTESPRRSRHTRSKSQSDSRSQSRSRSRSRSRTRSRSRSAKRSQRKQRSRTPLRTRDRSPVRSRDWDRNRERKRNESPRRLASNSRSRKANLTNRNSAYLEQRNGRDIRINQGKVDYKNRPYPSSFIQRNTPKDKAARGSRAGGGPGGKWPDPPPRRRSRSRSRDRRTRRSRSRSRSPHGRRSSSRDRRPRSSSRDRNGRNRQHSDGGPSPSRSTQHRSIARAAQKSEPEPAPKPSAQWEKNSRSAVAKRRSHSTDSSSSTSSSSSGSSSASSDQSDERTAKRKKKGSKKKSKSKSRKRKGSVSSDDGKARKKKSKSKKKKKKH